From one Humulus lupulus chromosome 8, drHumLupu1.1, whole genome shotgun sequence genomic stretch:
- the LOC133795207 gene encoding NADPH-dependent oxidoreductase 2-alkenal reductase-like gives MAEVVSNKQVILRDYVSGTPVESAMLITTSTIRLQLPQGSNAFLLKTSTCPPINGYGVCKVVDSGDSGFKKDELVWGLARWEEYSLITDPESHAFIKIHHTDVPFSYYTGVLGELDYVV, from the exons ATGGCAGAAGTAGTGAGCAACAAGCAGGTCATTTTGAGGGACTACGTGTCCGGTACTCCAGTAGAGTCAGCCATGTTGATCACCACTAGTACCATAAGATTGCAACTTCCACAGGGCTCCAACGCATTTTTGCTCAAAACCTCTACTTGTCCT CCTATTAACGGATATGGTGTGTGCAAAGTTGTGGATTCTGGAGATAGTGGGTTCAAGAAAGATGAGTTGGTTTGGGGTTTAGCGAGATGGGAAGAGTACAGTCTCATCACAGACCCCGAAAGCCATGCTTTTATCAAAATCCACCACACTGATGTGCCTTTCTCCTACTACACTGGGGTTCTTGGTGAGTTAGACTACGTTGTTTAA
- the LOC133795208 gene encoding uncharacterized protein LOC133795208 yields MIKHKFTDIKTKYTAADIVRDLKHDHEVQVKYSKAWRSREKAIEKVRGKAAESYAELPSYFYMLHHTNIGSYIELKADEDGKFLYAFVALNASIKGWNYCVPVVIVDGTFFKSAYGGTLLVAATQDAEGRIFPLAFCEVDSENDDSWEWFFENFKKAYGVRECMSIVSDRHESIIKATNTVYPEVPHGACTFHLLKNMKSKFKKNSKKFKDTFFAAANAYTVKKFEYHMRELDMIDNRLQPYLQNIGYNRWARVHSPHNRYSNMTSNIAESLNSAIVAVRELPICTMLECLRGLVQQWSWTNRKITNATSTKLTKKHEGILNDNYIYSLKLTMDHLPCAYAIAILKEMNQDPYQYCSPYYSKEAMVATYQEIVYPIGNEDTWEIPEHIKAVKVHPPEGRIRVAFCYIGYVFDVEGSYNDFIIEVAIGCSGLHWGCIKNCI; encoded by the exons ATGATCAAGCACAAGTTCACAGACATCAAAACAAAGTACACAGCTGCAGATATTGTTAGGGACTTGAAACATGATCATGAAGTGCAAGTCAAATACAGCAAAGCTTGGAGGTCTAGAGAAAAAGCTATTGAAAAAGTGAGAGGTAAAGCAGCTGAATCTTATGCAGAATTGCCTAGttatttttatatgttgcatcACACAAATATAGGATCATATATTGAACTAAAAGCAGATGAAGATGGCAAGTTTTTATATGCTTTTGTAGCATTGAATGCTTCAATTAAAGGCTGGAACTATTGCGTACCTGTTGTAATAGTTGATGGGACTTTTTTTAAATCAGCATATGGAGGGACATTACTGGTTGCAGCCACTCAAGATGCAGAAGGTAGAATCTTCCCCCTAGCATTTTGTGAAGTTGATTCAGAGAATGATGATTCTTGGGAGTGGTTTTTTGAGAATTTCAAAAAAGCTTATGGTGTAAGAGAATGCATGAGCATTGTATCTGATCGACATGAAAGCATCATAAAAGCAACCAACACAGTGTACCCAGAAGTACCACATGGGGCTTGCACCTTCCATCTGCTAAAAAACATGAAAAGCAAGTTCAAGAAGAACTCAAAAAAGTTCAAGGATACATTTTTCGCAGCTGCAAATGCATACACTGTCAAAAAGTTTGAGTACCACATGAGAGAACTTGATATGATTGACAACAGGCTACAACCTTACCTACAAAATATTGGCTACAACAGATGGGCAAGAGTTCACTCACCACACAATAGATACTCAAATATGACATCGAACATTGCAGAATCCTTGAATTCTGCAATCGTAGCAGTAAGAGAGCTACCAATTTGTACAATGCTAGAGTGTTTACGAGGTTTGGTTCAACAATGGAGTTGGACTAACAGGAAGATAACAAATGCAACCTCCACCAAGTTGACTAAGAAGCATGAAGGGATCTTGAATGACAACTACATCTACTCATTGAAGTTGACg ATGGATCACCTTCCTTGTGCCTATGCAATTGCTATTCTTAAAGAAATGAATCAAGACCCATATCAATACTGTTCTCCATATTATAGCAAGGAAGCCATGGTTGCAACCTATCAAGAAATTGTATACCCAATTGGCAATGAAGACACTTGGGAAATACCTGAACATATCAAAGCTGTGaaagtacaccctccagaaggAAGAATAAGG GTTGCATTTTGTTATATTGGGTATGTGTTTGATGTTGAAGGGAGTTACAATGACTTTATAATTGAGGTTGCAATAGGTTGTAGTGGGTTGCATTGGG GTTGCATTAAGAATTGCATTTAG
- the LOC133796568 gene encoding probable phosphoinositide phosphatase SAC9 produces the protein MASPARDTSVLVVTLDTGEVYIIVSLASTLDTQVIYVDPTTGALRYNANLGFDVFKSENEALDFITNGSRWLCKSTVYARAILGYAALGSSGLLLIATKLTATIPNLPGGGCVYTVTESQWIKIPLQNPQPQGKGEVKNVQELADLDIDGKHYFCDTRDITRPFPSRMSFNEPDDEFVWNGWFSLPFKNIGLPRHCAILLQGFAECRSFGSSGQQEGIVALIARRSRLHPGTRYLARGLNSCSSTGNEVECEQLVWVPKRGGQSVPFNTYVWRRGTIPMWWGAELKITAAEAEIYVSNRDPYKGSMQYYQRLSKRYDARNFDVAVGLSQNRKALVPIVCINLLRSGEGKSEAILVQHFEESLNYVRSTGNLPYTRIHLINYDWHASTKLKGEQQTIEGLWKLLKAPTVSIGISEGDYLPSRQRIKDCKGEIIYSDSLEGAYCLRSRQNGVTRFNCADSLDRTNAASYFGALQAFMEQCRRLGISLDSNLAFGYQTVNNYGGYTAPLPPGWEKRSDAVTGKVYFIDHNTRTTTWTHPCPDKPWKRFGMTFEEFKRSTILSPVSQLADLFLLAGDIHATLYTGSKAMHSQILSIFNEDAGKFKQFSAAQNMKITLQRRYKNAIVDSSRQKQLEMFLGMRLFKHLPSISLNPLNVASRPSGFLLKPVANMFPTSDGGSSLLSFKKKDLTWVCQQAADVVEIFIYLGEPCHVCQLLLTISHGADDSTYPSTIDVRTGRHLDGLKLVLEGASIPQCVNGTNLLIPVAGPINAEDTAVTGAGTRLQDQDTSVLSLLYDFEEVEGELDFLTRVVAVTFYPTDSGRSPMTLGEIEVLGVSLPWRGILTNEGPGATLVEISKNFQEETNPFLSSSEINSFSGASSHEIVSTSVQPSASGNDWVDLLTGGESFSADHVAQPVTVNTLDKGSDLLDFLDQAVVEYHGGAESDKKILPSQDSKASVSSSEQYISCLKSLAGLQLEKKLDFVEAMKLEIERLRLNLSAAERDRALLLIGIDPARINPNLLLDERYMGRLCKVANSLALLGQTSLEDKIIASIGLETVDDDVIDFWNISKIGDSCSGGMCEVHAESDAATLPSINVSAAGVSQSVLFCSQCERKACKFCCAGRGALLLSSYKSREANNYNGMTNQGGSSHGSQVDISTNRSVVLDSVICKRCCHEIVLDALILDYVRVLISLHRNSRADTAACKALNRVMGSSLLDYDSQRSKCSDGHRSVKVLRQLLGGEESLSEFPFASFLRSVETATDSAPCLSLLAPLDSGSRRSYWKAPSTTTSVEFIIVLGTLSDASGVILAVSPCGYSEADAPTVQIWASNKIDKEERSCMGKWDVQSLIKSSSEYYGQENLDEGGKVPRHVKFAFRKPVRCRIIWITLRLPRPGSSSFNYENLNLLSLDENPFAQVSRRASFGGSVSSEPFLHAKRILVVGSSVKKDVALASSQSSDQLNMKGWLDRAPQLNRFKVPIESERLMSNDLILEQFLSPASPLLAGFRLDAFSAIKPRVTHSPSSKAHIWDTSLTLLEDRYITPAVLYIQVSVLQEPHSTVTVAEYRLPETKAGTIMYFDFPRQIQSRRITFKLLGDITAFADDPTEQDDSGFGSPIATGLSLANRIKLYYYADPYELGKWASLSAV, from the exons ATGGCATCACCAG CCAGGGACACTTCTGTTCTTGTTGTTACACTCGATACTGGTGAAGTGTATATCATCGTCAGCTTGGCTTCTACGCTTGATACTCAGGTCATATATGTTGATCCAACAACCGGTGCACTTCGTTATAATGCAAATCTCGGTTTTGATGTTTTCAAATCTGAGAATGAAGCTTTGGATTTCATTACTAATGGATCACGATGGCTGTGCAAGAGTACAGTTTATGCCCGGGCAATTTTGGGCTATGCTGCTCTTGGAAGCTCTGGCTTGCTCCTTATCGCCACAAAGTTAACTGCCACCATTCCCAATCTTCCTGGTGGGGGTTGTGTGTATACTGTCACTGAGAGTCAATGGATAAAGATTCCACTTCAAAACCCTCAACCCCAAGGGAAAGGTGAAGTGAAGAATGTTCAAGAATTGGCGGATCTTGACATTGATGGAAAGCACTACTTTTGTGATACAAGGGATATTACACGGCCCTTTCCAAGTCGTATGTCCTTCAATGAGCCTGATGATGAATTTGTTTGGAATGGTTGGTTTTCATTGCCTTTCAAAAACATTGGACTGCCACGGCACTGCGCCATTCTTCTGCAG GGGTTTGCAGAATGTCGAAGTTTCGGAAGCTCAGGGCAACAAGAAGGGATTGTTGCTCTTATTGCTCGTCGTAGCAGGTTGCATCCTGGTACTCGATATTTGGCAAGGGGATTAAATTCATGTTCTAGCACAG GAAATGAAGTTGAGTGTGAGCAGCTTGTATGGGTTCCAAAGAGAGGTGGTCAGAGTGTTCCTTTTAACACATATGTCTGGAGACGAGGTACAATTCCAATGTGGTGGGGTGCAGAGTTAAAGATTACTGCTGCAGAAGCAGAAATATATGTTTCCAATCGTGATCCATACAAAGGAAGTATGCAATACTATCAGCGGTTAAGTAAGAGATACGATGCTCGGAATTTTGATGTAGCTGTTGGTTTGAGTCAGAATAGAAAAGCTTTAGTTCCAATTGTATGCATTAACCTCTTAAGAAGTGGAGAAGGAAAGTCAGAGGCCATTTTAGTTCAACATTTTGAGGAATCTTTGAATTATGTTAGATCAACAGGAAATCTTCCTTATACTCGAATTCATCTAATTAATTACGATTGGCATGCCAGTACAAAGTTAAAAGGTGAGCAGCAAACAATTGAGGGACTATGGAAACTTCTTAAAGCCCCCACTGTATCTATTGGCATATCTGAAGGAGATTATTTGCCTTCAAGGCAACGAATTAAGGATTGCAAAGGTGAAATTATCTATAGCGATAGCTTAGAAGGCGCCTACTGCTTAAGATCACGACAAAATGGAGTGACACGTTTCAACTGTGCTGATTCTTTAGACAGGACAAATGCAGCTAGTTACTTTGGTGCCCTCCAGGCATTTATGGAGCAGTGTAGGCGGTTGGGAATATCACTTGACAGTAATTTGGCCTTTGGTTACCAGACAGTAAATAATTATGGCGGGTACACTGCTCCTTTGCCACCAGGGTGGGAAAAAAGATCTGATGCAGTAACGGGGAAAGTGTATTTTATTGACCACAATACTAGGACCACAACATGGACGCATCCGTGTCCAGATAAACCTTGGAAAAGATTTGGCATGACATTTGAGGAGTTCAAGAGGTCAACAATTTTATCACCAGTATCCCAGCTTGCTGATCTTTTTCTGCTTGCTGGTGATATTCATGCCACACTTTATACTGGTTCAAAAGCCATGCATAGCCAAATCCTTAGCATTTTTAACGAGGATGCTGGTAAGTTTAAACAATTTTCTGCAGCTCAGAATATGAAAATCACCCTGCAGAGAAGATATAAAAATGCAATTGTCGACAGCTCTCGTCAAAAACAATTGGAGATGTTTCTTGGCATGCGACTTTTTAAGCATCTTCCCTCTATTTCTTTGAATCCTCTTAAT GTAGCATCTCGGCCATCTGGTTTCCTTCTTAAGCCAGTTGCCAATATGTTTCCAACTTCTGATGGTGGATCAAGTCTTCTGAGTTTCAAGAAAAAAGACCTAACATGG GTTTGTCAGCAGGCTGCAGATGTGGTTGAAATTTTTATCTATCTTGGTGAACCTTGTCATGTTTGCCAGCTTCTTCTCACAATATCCCATGGTGCAGATGATTCAACTTATCCATCAACAATTGACGTAAGGACAGGACGACATTTAGATGGTCTTAAACTGGTTTTGGAG GGTGCTTCTATACCTCAATGTGTAAATGGGACAAACCTCTTGATACCTGTAGCGGGGCCAATTAATGCAGAGGATACGGCTGTCACTGGCGCAGGCACACGCCTTCAGGATCAAGATACATCAGTCCTTTCATTATTATATGATTTTGAGGAAGTAGAAGGTGAATTGGACTTCCTCACCCGTGTAGTTGCAGTAACATTTTATCCTACTGATTCTGGAAGAAGCCCTATGACTCTGGGTGAG ATAGAAGTCCTTGGAGTTTCCCTTCCTTGGAGGGGCATATTAACAAATGAAGGGCCTGGGGCAACGTTAGTTGAGATTTCCAAAAACTTTCAAGAGGAAACAAATCCATTTCTGTCCAGTTCAGAAATTAATTCATTTTCTGGTGCTTCATCCCATGAAATTGTGTCAACCTCAGTGCAACCAAGTGCTTCTGGCAATGATTGGGTTGACCTTTTAACTGGAGGAGAGAGTTTCTCTGCTGATCATGTTGCTCAACCAGTGACAGTCAACACTTTGGACAAAGGAAGCGACTTGCTTGATTTCTTGGATCAAGCTGTAGTTGAATATCACGGCGGAGCTGAAAGTGATAAAAAAATCTTGCCTTCACAAGATAGTAAGGCTTCTGTTAGCAGTTCAGAGCAGTATATAAGTTGTCTGAAATCTCTTGCTGGCCTACAGTTG GAAAAAAAGCTAGACTTCGTAGAAGCAATGAAGCTTGAAATTGAACGCCTCCGCTTAAATCTTTCTGCTGCTGAAAGGGATAGAGCTCTGTTATTGATTGGAATTGATCCTGCTAGGATCAATCCAAATCTTTTACTTGATGAACGCTATATGGGACGATTGTGCAAAGTTGCAAATTCTCTTGCACTTCTCGGGCAGACCTCCCTTGAAGACAAAATTATAGCTTCTATTGGTCTTGAGACAGTGGATGATGATGTAATAGATTTCTGGAATATTAGTAAAATTGGAGATAGCTGCTCTGGTGGTATGTGTGAGGTTCATGCTGAAAGTGATGCTGCTACACTCCCATCTATTAATGTTTCAGCTGCAGGAGTCTCCCAGTCTGTCTTGTTTTGCTCCCAATGCGAAAGAAAGGCATGTAAGTTTTGCTGTGCTGGGAGAGGGGCTCTTCTACTTTCAAGCTATAAATCAAGAGAAGCCAATAATTACAATGGTATGACAAACCAAGGTGGATCAAGCCATGGCAGCCAAGTGGACATATCTACAAATCGTTCTGTAGTGTTAGATAGTGTTATATGTAAACGTTGCTGCCATGAAATTGTATTGGATGCCTTGATCTTGGACTATGTTAGAGTCTTGATTAGCTTGCATAGGAATTCCCGTGCAGATACTGCTGCATGTAAAGCATTGAATCGGGTGATGGGATCTTCCTTATTGGATTATGATTCTCAGAGGAGTAAATGTTCTGATGGTCATAGATCAGTTAAAGTTTTAAGACAGTTACTTGGTGGAGAGGAATCCCTTTCTGAATTTCCATTCGCCAGCTTTCTGCGCTCG GTTGAAACTGCGACAGATTCAGCACCGTGCTTGTCTCTGCTTGCTCCCCTTGATTCTGGATCACGGCGATCATATTGGAAAGCTCCTTCCACTACCACATCTGTTGAATTCATTATTGTTCTTGGTACTCTTTCTGATGCCAGTGGGGTTATTTTGGCTGTTAGTCCATGTGGCTATTCTGAGGCTGATGCACCTACA GTGCAAATCTGGGCCAGCAATAAAATAGATAAGGAGGAAAGGTCGTGCATGGGAAAATGGGATGTGCAATCCCTGATTAAGTCATCTTCAGAATATTATGGGCAAGAAAATTTAGATGAAGGAGGTAAAGTACCGAGACATGTGAAGTTTGCATTTAGGAAACCAGTTAGATGCCGAATCATTTGGATAACACTACGTCTTCCACGACCTGGCTCAAGTTCTTTTAACTATGAGAACTTAAACCTTTTGTCTCTTGACGAAAACCCATTTGCACAAGTAAGCAGGCGTGCCTCATTTGGAGGATCAGTTTCTAGTGAACCCTTCCTTCATGCCAAAAGGATACTTGTAGTGGGGAGCTCAGTGAAAAAAGATGTTGCACTTGCATCATCTCAAAGCTCTGATCAGTTAAATATGAAAGGGTGGTTGGATAGAGCTCCACAATTAAACAGATTCAAG GTTCCCATTGAATCTGAAAGGCTAATGAGTAACGATCTCATCTTGGAACAATTTTTGTCTCCTGCTTCACCTTTGCTTGCTGGATTTCGGTTAGATGCTTTCAGCGCAATAAAGCCTCGGGTAACTCATTCACCATCTTCAAAGGCGCATATCTGGGATACATCACTAACATTGTTAGAAGACAGATACATCACTCCAGCTGTTCTGTATATCCAAGTGTCTGTTCTTCAG GAGCCTCATAGCACGGTGACCGTTGCTGAATATCGGTTGCCAGAAACAAAGGCCGGTACCATAATGTATTTTGACTTTCCTAGACAGATTCAAAGCCGCAGGATTACATTTAAACTTCTTGGAGACATTACAGCATTTGCAGATGACCCAACAGAACAAGACGATTCTGGCTTTGGGTCTCCAATAGCCACAGGGTTGTCTTTGGCCAACAGAATTAAGTTGTACTACTATGCCGATCCATATGAACTTGGGAAATGGGCTAGTCTCTCAGCTGTTTGA